The region ATGAACTGAGCATGGCAGAGAAATGCCAGGGTGAAGGAGGACTGCTCACGAAGCTGAAACAAACACAGTAGccagatttaaacattttacatacaATTCCAGATATTTATAGAGTGGAAAAAGTGCTGTGGAGGACAGAATTGTAGAACTAGCTTTCTTGAAAAAAGCCCTGTTGACCTTTGTGTGGAAAAATCTTTTAATGCCTCACAGATTCACTAAATTAAAGCCAACTAAATGAGAAATACAATTAACTAAATAAAAGCCAACCTTCAGCTTCCCGAAAGTAAACAAGCTGATTTGATTTTCAGAGActcatcatgttttttttttaaggaaatacTCACTCATTTTGTATGTGTTACTGAAATCGAGACTCAGATGCTCTGGAGTGATGGTTAAGTTCTGCCACAGGATCCATCAGTAGGGGTAGAAATGATGCGATGTTTTATGATACAACTCTATTTTGATTATGCTAATTTGATATTTTTCCATACCATGGAATCTGTTGTGCTAcaatatgattttaaatgatAAGGCCACAGCTTGATCTTTGACGATACCCATGAAGGATACGGTACACTAGGATCGGGTTTATCCCTAGGAACTGGTTAGTGAACTGGTTAGTGGTCTGGAGAAGtcatagctcagtggttaaggtgatttAAAGCTTAGAAGGTTCTGAATTTAAAGCTTAGAACCACCACCTTGCcggccctgagcaaggcccttaaccctcagttactcctctgtataaatgagatagaGCTTCTGATGATGGACATATTTGAAAGCATCATATGTTTTGCTGCAGTTTTATTAAATCGTTTACACAACacttggtagcctagtggttaaggtgttggactactgactggaaggtcatgagttcgaatcccaggtccaccaagctgccactgctgggcccttgagcaaggccctgaaccctcaattgctcagttgtataaattgaaataaaattgtatacgtcactctggataaaggtgtcttgtaaatgtaactgatttatgtttttataatcaTCTGATCTTTACATACCTAACTGTACCTATAGTATCTATTGACTATCAGGTTTTGATGGGTGTTGGTTCTGGAACAGCAGCTTTGGCAGTAACGCAGCTGAATGCGCACTGGAGGGAGGGAGGTTTGGGGTGAAGGGGGTTGTAAATGGTTGTTGGCAGAGATGGATATGGCACATAGAGCCATTTAGCGGCGATGTTAAATGCAAGTGGAGGGAAATGACAGGCCGCTTTGGAATGTCAGAAACGGACGCGGGTGCGCGTGGGTGTACGGTGCCGGGAGGCGCGTGTGGGCAAGCGCGCACTACAAAGAAAGACCAGGGGGATCATCTGCCTTTCAAAAAGATTCGTCAGCTTTCAAACACGCACCAAAAATCCCCTCAACGAGCGTCCAGACGTCCTGGAGGGACCAGTGGGGTTCATGTGCCAACATAAACTACCTCCTGACTACATCACGTGACCTGCAGATTTTGTGAGAACATTCACTTATAATGTTtcacacaaacatctcacaaCAATGTCATTCACGTGAAATGCgtgtgttttaatttaatttcatttaatgttttttttttatttatttattttaaaggacATGTAAATACTCCACACCAcacaaaatgtctttattttcatttgtagcGCAGGTCGGCACGCGCAGGGGGGTAAATACTTTTTGCATTACACTATCGATCAGAGAAAGTGTGAGGATGCGAGGAGAAGTAATGACCTTTTGAGTCTCGAGTTTTAATAATCAGAATGACTCAAGACAAAATGAGCAGTGTGAAGGAATGAAGTGTGATAGAGTAGAATAGTGAATCCTAGTGAATAGTGAACCTGACCTTTATTATATCACACGTGTCTTCTTATattggatttattttctgtcatgacgcttttttttagcatgagaaattatattttaatatcaggATGAATTGACATTTTACTGATAAAATGAGTCATTTATAAATTACAAGGTATTGTGTTTCTGATTAAAGGTGAATCCAACATGAAAAGGGTTGAAGTGGGAAACTCCAGCATGCATCACTCTTTAATCTTCACTAATCTGCCAGCTTGAAGTGTTGATAATGAGGCACACAAGTGCATCTTTTATGCTGTCAGGAACAAAAACTATCCCATGCCACTATGATGGTCCCCTTATCTTTGGTTCAGTGGTAAATGTGACATATATTTTATCTGGAAGGGTGGATGTGGTGAAAAAGGTGCATGAGTTgatatttgatgttttttatgtGGAAATGGTATTAACTGTGCGATCCAGTCATCTTTAGTGTGTATCTTCTCTGTACAGGTGCATGCAGTGAACCATGGATGTTAATGTCCAAATATATTAAAACTTACACAACATTCACAtcttagagataaataataaacacaccgTTGGTAAGTTCTATGCTTGATGCTAACACGAGTAACAAGAAACAGTAGCTTTCTAAGTGTctcgtgtgtttttgtttatttgagctGTGTTTTTAACTAAAAAGGTGTAAACAGATGAGCTCTTTCCATTTTCCATCCCCCCCCCACTGAgagaacatttatatatatatttaaaaagccCCACTGAGGTGGTGTTTTGATGGAAAATGGTTAATTTTCGGCGTTTTCCAGCCCCCTACACTGATCTGCTGCTCGCCTATTCACTTGGAGAGAAACGAAACCAAACAACACGTGGGCGGTGGATTTTCGCGAAAAACACTTCCCAGCTGTGACGTAAGAAGCACTAAAAATGCCCATATATGGACATGCTGGGTTACGTAGATAGGAAAGACCTTAACGCCCAAACTATGGCTCGATCAATAACGGGGCGAGATTTAGAAGCAAAACAGCatgaaatgtggaaaaaaaaataaaaaagaacccgCGCTGTTGGTCATGGAAATGTCTTTGAAATGGTGGGATGTCAACAATCGAAACAGAATGCAAATCAGTTACATAATAACCGGAAGTGCATCTCATCTAGGTCAAGGTTCATAAATGTAGCTGTATGGTGGAATGAATGGAGGAAAATAAGAGCACCAAGAAGAACAGAGGTATATTTCAATGTGCTTtacttaaataaacaacaaataaaaaaagacattgtaAACATGAGACATAGTTAATATTGTTAAGTCAGGATCAACccgactgaaaaaaaaacaaaaaaaaaaaaacaacaaaaataatttacacattTAGAAATGACATAGTATCAGATGACGTCATAGGCTACTAAACTTACAAATCTCCCTTTgaccataacattaaaagcgACGTTATTTGTATGAAGTAGGCGTTTACTGGCCTGTTCACTCAGTCTGTGCTGCCTACTTGGCTCATTGTACAGTTCACGTGTTTCTCAAGCGCGTCATAGCGCGAACTCCACGGCGATCTAGTGAACGGTGTCTCCGGCAACACCGCAAACGGAAGTACCGTTGTTTTTATCAGTGCGTCTTGAAGCTCAGCAGAATGTCATAACGTCCATTCATTTGCGTTCAGACGTCACGGACGTGAATGAAAGTCCACTGACAATCTTTCCAGTGTTTTGAGTATTAGTGAATAaaggtgtgtgtaggggtgtgtgtgtgtgcttttcttCTTTCAGAAAGCCTCCATCTTGCTGGTCAACATGAGCTGACAGCCGCTGCTGACGTGCCGCAGGACCTTCTGCTTGAGTTGCGCCACTTGTTCGCGTAGGAGCGTCGCGGTGCTCGACAGGCCCGCGTTGTCTGTCTTCAGCACCTTGACGCGGTCCTCGAGACGCGCGATGCGCTCCAGCTTGCGCCGGCGGCATTTGGTGGCGGCGAGTCGGTTCCTCAGGCGCTTGCGCTCAGCCTTGATGCGCTCCTGACTCTCCATGTCGATGGGAGAGACGGGCGGCGTGCCGTCGCTGCTGTGCATGTCCGGCACCGTCTGCGGCTCCTCTTTAAGAGACACGAAGCGCTGTGAGGGATGGACACCTCCAGCCAGAGGGTTCTGGTATGCGTGCGCGGAAGCGTCTGCGTGCGACGGGGGCAGGTAGCTAATGGTGGCTGAAGGATAGCTAGAGGTGGCTGTAGTGGACGAGACGAGGCTCGGGCAGTAAGGGTTTAGCGTGGTGTAGACTGGAGCTTCTGGCTGTAGGGCGGAGCCGAACGCTGTGGGAGCCGCCACCGAGCACGTCGTCACCCCTCCCGCTCCGATCGACACGTTGGGCGGGGGCTGGTTCATCTTGTGCAGCTCGTCCAGCGCCTTCACGAAGCCCTCGGCGAAGCCCTCCTGCTCGTCTGTGATCGAGCGGTGACCGAATGGATACTGGCCCGGTGGTGTGGGGCTGGTCAGCACGCCGTTGCTGTTCTGAATGATCAGCCTCTCCAGTTCTGGAGATGCCAGCTTCAGAGAGCCAACGTCCGCCTGAGACGCGTGGTATAGCGCGTCGGACTTGAGGCTTCGGTACTGCTCACTCAGGTTGCTCAGGCTCAtgggctgctgctgctgatgttgCTTCTGGAGCTTGTATCCGTGAAGCGCGACGTCCGCATGGCCGTAACCCAACAGAAAAGAGTCGTCATGGTAAAAAGGCTGCTCCATTTTTGTGGACATAAGAGGCTTGATGAAGATTTTGAGGCTTTTTGTCTTACCTTCAACTGAGTCAGTCTGTAGTGTTTCTAATAACTAATAGCagtaacaataatgataataaaaacttGGCTCCTTCTTTTACTGTTCAGTCCGAGAGTCCAGTCTGAAATGTCCAGGTTTTTAAAAGGCAGCACAAGTTTTCTGTTCAGAAGAAAAGTCCAGATCTTTTCCCGAATCCGTCTGAAGCCTCAGCAAacacaaatgcaaaataatgtCAGCGCGCAAAACTCTCTGTTTCTGTACCAGTGTCTCTTCTCTGCACTATTACAGCACTACAGAGAGGGTGTTCATATGGATTGGGTTCCCGGCCGCCACATTCCCTTTTATACTGACAACTGAAGAGCGCAGGCTCCTGATTGGTTGGAAGTACGCCATGACGACAGAACACGCCTGCTTCAATGACGCGTCACGACGTCATTGCCAGGAACCGCTGGGGCTGTAAACAAGCCCCTGGCGAAAAAGGAGGCGAGATCTAGTGCGgcataaataatgcaaatagcctaaaacatacataaagatGGCATAACAGTGCACACGAGACATAGCTTGCTATTTAAAGCAGTGGAATTAATAATTCAGCACCATGCAAGTCAGGACGCATTTAGTACTGCACCAGACTCACTGGTTAAATTAAACACAGTCAGCATCCAGACACACTgagacattttttattctggGTTTTAAAAGCGTCCAAAAAGCCAAACAGCTCTCGATAACTAAAACAAGTTCTAAACCTGGTGTGAATATGAAGAATACTTATTTTACACATCAGACACTGGCGGATAAACAGGGCtctgtgttaaataaacaagTGTTTATGTGCCGAATCAGCACCTGGGGAAAGTTGGTGAAAATTGCACAATAAACTGGTTATacctgcgtgcgtgcgtgcgtgcgcgagCGCGCGTGCGGTGAAGCCGCGTTCCTTTGGCCACTTTCAGCACCGAGTTCCTGCCGGAAGTCTGTGCGTTCCATATATGGGTATAATGACAAACTAGTTCCTGTTCGTGGGAAAAGCGGGAAGCCCAGCCCACTTCCACCTCTGAACACAGAGAGGCAGTCACTGCCATTTATTCAGTCACAATGCATTCCTTCAGCTACAGCCATGAAACTAGGTTCAGGGATTTAGGATGGAAAtgtatctgtaaaaaaaattatatatatatatatatatatgacaagaagacaagaagaagaagaaaagaagaaaaatatatttttttacattaagtacagcaatgacaacaacaacaataacaacaacaataataataataataataagagaagaaaaacaagaacaagaaggaggaggaggagaaaaatattttttacattaagtacagcagtgacatcatcatcatcatcaacaacaacaacaataacaacaacaacaacaataataataataataataataacagaagaaggaggaggaggaggagaagaaaaatataatttttttacattaagtaCAGCAATGacatcaacaaaaacaacaacaacaacatcaacaacaacaacaacaacaacaataataataataataataataataagctgcaacattatttaatactaacaataatttttatatttatatttgtatattgtttttCACACATACAATATCTATTATAATAATTCTTTGCGATTCCAGATTCTTAACTATACCATATTATAGACTTTTTTGTACATCCCCTACACTGCAGTAAGACTATTTGCTGCTTCCCCTCTGATTTTTTTCATCTACTTAATATTGCAGAATTACACCCAGCTTTTACAGAGTAATCAACCATCTAACAGCTATTTAACATCAATACCAATGAATGAAAGTTAATAACTGACAAATCAGAATAATGGCTAGGTATTATTTGAAGGCAGAGCACAGTACTGTTACTCTAACTGGAGGGCGGACATGTTATATATCAGTATATACCTCTCAGTGTATCTCCTTTCTCTTCTGAGAGCAGAATGACAATGGTGCAGGGGTTTTCTGCTAGTCTGTTTCAGTCTCAGCACATGTCATGTGTTTGGTTTTAAAAACAGCGCCTGACTCATCTGGCACCCGTAGCCGGGTTTTTCAGGGCTTGGATGAGGGGTGATTTATCTTTTTTGGGTCTGGCCTGTCAGACTTATTTTGCAGCTGGAACATGTATTTCTTGGAggcacatgcaaaaaaaaaataaaaataagaaaaaagaaagatgttaAAGCAGTCCAGCGAGGCAACACACCTGGGAGACAACATGTGTTTACTTGCCTGCtgtgtcagctgtgtgtgtgtgtgtgtttatgtgcgtgAACGCCCATGTGGTTCCCTGAAATAGGCCACGAAGCCTTTTCAACCCCAACATGTACAAATGACCAGGGATTAGTGGTCACACTTCTCTGAGATGCTTTAGAGCAGCGTAGTGATGAGCAGAGTGAAGGATCTGTACTAATGACCTGAGTTGTGTGACTTCAGCTCCTGTGACTGAAcaaagcccttaaccttcagCCACTAATCTCTTTGCTTTATTTGTAGATCTACATACATTAGAGCACTAAATTAGTGGCAGACTGCACACTACAGAAGCCACCATTCCAGCAGCAcagaactttatttttttaaataaaggcatTTGTCTTGAATATACACAACTTAATCAACGTCTTCTGCTGTAAAACAACTGAGAGCTCAAATATAGCATTCAATGATAATTATAACTATACTGTTTTACAGTGCATTTATACTGCactgtattatactatactgctcttatactacactacactatactacaccataCAATacagtactatactatactatactatactatactatactatactatactacattatactgtTCTGCActaatactacactatactacactacactatacagtactatactatactatacaatacagtactatactatactgtactacattATACTGTTCTGCACTAATACTACACTAatactacactgcactaatactacactaccctatactacactatactacactgcactaaaactacactatactatactatactgcactaatactacactatactacactacactaatactacactacactatactacactgcaccaatactactctacactaatactacactatactattctacactaatactacactatactacactatactatactgtactaatactacactatactataccacactaatactacactatactacactgcactaatactacactacactatactacactgcactaatactacactatactacactgcaccAATACTATTCTACActaatactacactatactacactacactattctacactaatactacactataccacactacactatactatactgtactaatactacactgtactataccacactaatactacactatactacactgcactaatACTACACTATtctgcactatactacactgcaccaatactacactatactgcatTACACCAataatacactgtactacacttcactaatactacactatactacaccacaccaatagtacactatactacactgcactaatACTACactaatactacactacacaatactacactgcaccaatactacactacactacactacactataatatactatactgcactaataatacactatactacactgtactaataccacactatactacattatactattCAGCgctatactactgtatactattctatactgcactaatactacactatactacaccacaccaatagtaaactatactacactgcactaatACTACACtaatactgcactacactatactataatatactatactgcactaataatgcactatactatactatactatactatactatactatactatactatactatactatactatactatactatactgtgctatactgtttttaaatatactttactatgctatacttcactacactgtactatgACATGTCtcacaacaaacacactatactacactatactacactatactatactatactatactatactatactatactatactatactatactatactatagtatactATATCATGGTGTTTTATgctatattacattatattacactatactatgttatgctatgcttaACACTGCACTTAATATATTACACCATACTTTGTTACACAATTTCAAATGATCTTTATACAAAACAATCCTGTTGTAATTTACCTGACTGTGTACAAGACATACACTACATTATCTGTATATAACCTGACACacattgtactgtacataacctgacatacactgtactgtacataacctgacatacactatactgtatataacctgacatacactatactgtatataacctgaCACACACTATATTGTATATAACCTGACACACACTATATTGTATATAACCTGACACACACTATATTGTACATAACCTgacatacactgtactgtacataacctgacatacactatactgtatataacctgacatacactgcactgtatataacctgacatacactatactgtacataacctgacatacactatactgtacataacctgacatacactatactgtatataacctgacatacactgtactgtacataacctgacatacactatactgtatataacctgacatacactatactgtatataacctgaCATACACTACATTATCTGTATATAACCTGACACacattgtactgtacataacctgacatacactgtactgtacataacctgacatacactatactgtatataacctgacatacactatactgtatataacctgaCACACACTATATTGTATATAACCTGACACACACTATATTGTACATAACCTgacatacactgtactgtacataacctgacatacactgtactgtatataacctgacatacactgcactgtatataacctgacatacactatactgtatataacctgacatacactatactgtatataacctgacatacactatactgtatataacctgaCACACACTATATTGTATATAACCTGACACACACTATATTGTACATAACCTgacatacactgtactgtacataacctgacatacactgtactgtatataacctgacatacactatactgtatataacctgacatacactgtactgtatataacctgacatacactgtactgtatataacctgaCATACACTATATTGTATATAACCTGACACACACTATATTGTACATAACCTgacatacactgtactgtatataacctgacatacactatactgtatataacctgacatacactatactgtatataaccggacatacactatactgtatataacctgacatacactatactgtacataaccttatataatataaacaaatgtggGGACATTTGTCTGGTCCTTTTGAGGCAAACTGCTCTGAAATGTTTTCCTTTGGTTAAAGTTGTATTTAAGTTTAGTATAACGTTAATTAgctgcatttatatttatgtcaaAAGAAGGTCTTCAGAATGATAGAAAaagcgagtgtgtgcgtgtgtgtgtgtgtgtttgtgtgtgtgtgtgtgtgtgtgtgtgtgtgtgtgtgtgtgtgtgtgtgtgtgtgtgtgtgtgactgaacaGGTAGTTCACAGTTCCCAGAACTAAATTTCATAATAGCAGCAGTGAACACTGGGATGATTCCCAGTGGTATTGATCTAAAAGTTTGgactagagacagaattagCATTTCATTACAGGCACagatacttttatttaaaacaactaAGGCAGAAGCTCTCTGGCTCCTGTACAAACGTATCTGCCAAACCAATAAATACTCATACAAGTGGCTTATATAACGTATTAGAAATTCCTGTTTTTCTACATTCTGGTCCATCTGCGCAAATAGATTTCAACATAAGAGTGCACAATACAGGCAATTCAAGGCATTtccctccaaacacacacacacaaacacacacacacaaacacacacacacacacacacacacacacacacacacatcatacatacCAACAATGTTGTTTTCATGTACGCTTTCAATGTGTCCATTGTTTTACACAGATGACTACAGTACATGACTGAACACCAAAAAGGAGATAGTTATATtgtaaatgatttgtaaaatttggtgttactaccaatctgtgtgtatgtgtgtgtgtgtgtgtgtgtgtgtgttgtaatcaGGATCATATTTGGCTTGGCACATGCTGATTGTTTTTCAAAACCCAGTGAGAACACAGTGTTACCTGCATGGGGATGTCAGATATACATGCCTCCAGGTGATGGCCGCTTaccgtaagtgtgtgtgtgtgtgtgcgctcatacacgtacacacatcaTGTTGAAGTAGGCTGTTGAAGAGTAAACTATGTGGGTGTTTATCAATGTTACAACAGAACACTAAAAGGGACACAGTGGGATCAAAGTGTTAAACTACTGTGAAATCTGATGTGGGTTTTCAGTAAAGATGGAGGCAGTGCGATAGTGATGGTGatatcagtaacacacacagaagcagtgcacacacacacacacacacacacacacacacacacacacaaacacagtgtatCAGGAAATATTTGATTCTTTAttgtcaaattaacaaatccaaagtgAGActattgtttttaaagaaatcaattTGTATTCTAGAAACAATTCTTCAATCGAGTTTTCATGGCGTCGTGTAAATGGTCACGTGACCTGAAAGAGCTGCTAAAAGATTTGAGCTGCTTTTTGttagaacaaaaaacaatataaatgagGTTATAATTATGACATGTAGAGCTACAAGTCCAAGGAAATACATTTGCCATTTTGGTGGGAGGGACATTCACtttctcccctgtcaatcacagcataATTAGCCAATCCTGGGTGTCTGTGAGATGATGTATGCAGAAGATGGTGCTTTCCTCTGGCTGTGCTACACCGCTGTGTGATGCAGCTGAAGCAGCAGGTTGAAGAGATGTGTGACTTCACGTGTCttagaggaagtgtgtgttagCCTTCACCCTCCCCGGCTAAGGGGTgggaactctctctctctctctctctttgtcgctgtctctcagactctctctctctctctctctctctctctctctctctctctctctcacacacacacacagatgtcacCTAAATCCCTGACACGTACAAACTGAGAAATATAACACGTCTTATCCTTTTTGCTAGTTGGTgctaatagttttttttagcaCCTGTAGTGTTGTACAGGTGATGATTAACTGCAGCCTGAATGTCACAAAAGTCACGAGTGAAGATTTCTCGTGTAATTAATCCCGATGCGATACTCAAGCAGTGGAAAACAAACCGCGCTTCATCCCATGGTAAAGGTTTGCATGAAGTACATCATGAACAGGACGCTATAGCACTTGCGTCCAGACTTCCATGTCAAAGCATCTCGATTACAGAGTAgctgaaaatgtaaaacaaataaataaataataaataaataataaaaaggagaGGGCTTGTAGAATCTGTTCTTCCTGTCATTTTCAGGAAAAACTACAACCCTCTACAACCCTC is a window of Tachysurus vachellii isolate PV-2020 chromosome 3, HZAU_Pvac_v1, whole genome shotgun sequence DNA encoding:
- the junbb gene encoding junB proto-oncogene, AP-1 transcription factor subunit b, with protein sequence MSTKMEQPFYHDDSFLLGYGHADVALHGYKLQKQHQQQQPMSLSNLSEQYRSLKSDALYHASQADVGSLKLASPELERLIIQNSNGVLTSPTPPGQYPFGHRSITDEQEGFAEGFVKALDELHKMNQPPPNVSIGAGGVTTCSVAAPTAFGSALQPEAPVYTTLNPYCPSLVSSTTATSSYPSATISYLPPSHADASAHAYQNPLAGGVHPSQRFVSLKEEPQTVPDMHSSDGTPPVSPIDMESQERIKAERKRLRNRLAATKCRRRKLERIARLEDRVKVLKTDNAGLSSTATLLREQVAQLKQKVLRHVSSGCQLMLTSKMEAF